One window of Leopardus geoffroyi isolate Oge1 chromosome B3, O.geoffroyi_Oge1_pat1.0, whole genome shotgun sequence genomic DNA carries:
- the FCF1 gene encoding rRNA-processing protein FCF1 homolog isoform X1, whose amino-acid sequence MGKQKKARKYATMKRMLSLRDQRLKEKDRLKPKKKEKKDPSALKEREVPQHPSCLFFQYNTQLGPPYHILVDTNFINFSIKAKLDLVQSMMDCLYAKCIPCITDCVMAEIEKLGQKYRVALRIAKDPRFERLPCTHKGTYADDCLVQRVTQHKCYIVATVDRDLKRRIRKIPGVPIMYISNHRYNIERMPDDYGAPRF is encoded by the exons ATG gggaagcaaaagaaagcaagaaagtatGCGACCATGAAGCGAATGCTTAGTCTCCGAGATCAGAGGCT TAAAGAGAAGGATAGATTGaaacctaaaaagaaagaaaagaaagatcccAGTGCACTCAAGGAAAGAGAAGT CCCCCAACATCCTTCCTGCTTATTCTTCCAATATAACACACAGCTGGGCCCACCTTACCACATCCTGGTTGATACCAACTTTATCAACTTTTCCATTAAAGCCAAACTTGACTTAGTACAATCAATGATGGACTGTCTGTATGCCAAGT GTATCCCTTGTATAACTGACTGTGTAATGGCTGAAATTGAGAAGTTGGGGCAAAAGTATCGAGTGGCTCTAAG GATTGCCAAGGATCCAAGATTTGAACGATTACCATGCACACACAAAGGAACCTATGCAGATGACTGCTTAGTACAGAGAGTAACTCAG CACAAGTGTTACATCGTGGCCACAGTTGACCGGGACCTTAAACGAAGGATCCGGAAGATCCCTGGAGTTCCCATCATGTACATTTCTAACCATAG GTACAACATTGAGCGGATGCCAGATGATTATGGAGCCCCTCGGTTCTAA
- the FCF1 gene encoding rRNA-processing protein FCF1 homolog isoform X2, with product MKRMLSLRDQRLKEKDRLKPKKKEKKDPSALKEREVPQHPSCLFFQYNTQLGPPYHILVDTNFINFSIKAKLDLVQSMMDCLYAKCIPCITDCVMAEIEKLGQKYRVALRIAKDPRFERLPCTHKGTYADDCLVQRVTQHKCYIVATVDRDLKRRIRKIPGVPIMYISNHRYNIERMPDDYGAPRF from the exons ATGAAGCGAATGCTTAGTCTCCGAGATCAGAGGCT TAAAGAGAAGGATAGATTGaaacctaaaaagaaagaaaagaaagatcccAGTGCACTCAAGGAAAGAGAAGT CCCCCAACATCCTTCCTGCTTATTCTTCCAATATAACACACAGCTGGGCCCACCTTACCACATCCTGGTTGATACCAACTTTATCAACTTTTCCATTAAAGCCAAACTTGACTTAGTACAATCAATGATGGACTGTCTGTATGCCAAGT GTATCCCTTGTATAACTGACTGTGTAATGGCTGAAATTGAGAAGTTGGGGCAAAAGTATCGAGTGGCTCTAAG GATTGCCAAGGATCCAAGATTTGAACGATTACCATGCACACACAAAGGAACCTATGCAGATGACTGCTTAGTACAGAGAGTAACTCAG CACAAGTGTTACATCGTGGCCACAGTTGACCGGGACCTTAAACGAAGGATCCGGAAGATCCCTGGAGTTCCCATCATGTACATTTCTAACCATAG GTACAACATTGAGCGGATGCCAGATGATTATGGAGCCCCTCGGTTCTAA